TTGAAATTCGTTTGGAGATTAAAATCATTGAATCAAATCAGAAAATCTCTAAGAAAGTATAGAGAATTTGGAAATAATTTAAAGATTTGAAGAAATTGATAAATAGTTTTTGAAAAATTGATTAAAGTTAATCGAATCTTTATTAATTTTCGTGAAATTGTCttgtgttttgcaaatttgagaaaCCCTAAAAATTGGGAATATCATTTTCGAAGAGTTGatcaaaattattatttaattttgcaAAGATCGTGAAACAATAAGTCCCTATTTTAGAAAAGTAAAATACCCTTAATGATACTAATGAGTGAAGACCTCACAATTGAAGCCTTGGGATATTGAACtctttttagatttaatttttttttcaagagagAGGATTATGttgtacaaatctatttttgttatgTGCAACTAAAATCTACATCAACAAAAGGACTTCAAGATCTATTTTCATGAACCAAGTCTCTAGAAACAAAAAAATATGGTGCAAGATTAATTCAAATCTTATCCAATAAATAGCAACCCCTACCTTTTGAAACTTGAAATTTGATGTGGTAAAATTTAAGTAAGACTAGAAATTCACCCACcaacttaattttttttatcacTTGTCAATCAtctaaaattttaaattcttaaaaaacaaaagaaaaaaagaaataaaaaataaaaaataaaaaataatgttagTTCACTAATTTTAATCACATCATTATTCTAAAACCATTAACTTTGCCAATTTTTTTAACTTAATTTTTAAGCTGAAATTTTTGAGCTTTAAATGTTTTTTTCAAAGGCCCCTTCCATGGAAGGTTTTATTAAAACCTCATAAACCTCACGATCATCTTGTCGACCTGGATGCGTGCCAATGAACCCTAATCCTAGATAAAGAATCCTCGAATACCTCTGGTAGCCGCTAGTTGCAGCAATCCAAATCTCGTTCTCCAATAAATGCGATGGCAGTTTTGTATCCTAAATACATTCTTTGTTCAATGAGATGTCTGTCATGCATCCCCCTAACAATTTCACTGCAACCCTTAAGATGTCTACTGTTCTCACCACTTTCCTCATCATCGTTTCCTTCCGCTCCCTCCCTCAATGTCGTTTCAGATTTTTTAACAAAAGAATGTGGGTTTTCTTCTTCTCAAGCAACAACAGTAATGAGGAGAAAACCAAGGCTGTTTAGACACAAATCTGACCAGACTGCTAGAGAAGCCATTCATATCCTGAAAGATTATGGATTTACTGAAGACCAACTTAAGAGCGCCATTCTTAGAAACCCAACGATTCTTTCGCTCAAAGTGGATGCGCAGTTGAAGCCCAGGATGGAATTCCTGAAAAAATTGGGCTTGGCACCTGAAGACATGCCACTTATTATATCTCGCTGTTCCAGACTTTTTGATTACAACTTAGAAAAGTGTCTCGCTCCTAATAGCCTCCATCTTAGAAGCTTATTTGGCTCAACGGACCATCTGTGCAAGGCTGTCAGAAGGGAACCTCAGTTTCTGACGTGTGATTTCAAGAAGCATGTGATACCTAGAGTGGAGTACGTGAAGAATGATTTAGGCATTCCAGATGGTTCCGCAGCATTTGCGCGAGTCCTCGGTGCGGTTCTACACCTTAGTTTCAAAACTCTGGAAGAGAAGACTAAGAATTTGGCGAGCCTTGGTCTGGCAGAGGAGGAGATTTGTCTAATTATTCTGGGTAATCCTCTAGTCCTTAAGAGTTCAactaagaaaataaaggaaaacatgGATTTCTTGATACACACTGCAGGTCTGACGCCCGGGATTGTTGCTTCATGTCCAATGATCCTGAATTTAAGCGTAGAGAAAACGCTCAAACCCCGCTTTGAATTTTTCAAATATCTGAGGACAAATCCACACTGCAAGAGTCCATCTAGTCTGGTTGATTTTCTTACATTAAGTGAGAAAAGATTACTTAAATATTATGGCCAATACCGTACTCAAGTCAAGTCTAACGATTATACAATCTCCTAAAGCAAGCATTTTGGAGCGGTGATGAAGTTGCAAAGTATAAATTACGCAGGTTCTTCTATGGTTGGACTGACCTTAAAGGGCGTAGAACTCGTCTCGGCTAAGGTAATGTTATAAGTATCTTTACCCTCCTGATTTTTCTGATACCCCAATTTGATGAAGAAAAAGTTAAATGTATCACTTCTCTCGAATTACGGCTGATTAGCGAAGTGCAAAATAAGACTGTTGAAACATCATGTCTGTTAAGACTAAATTGTCATTTCGTTGCCCTGTTTTTTTAAGTATGTCTCCTTCATTTTCTGAGTCTGTTGCTCGGTGTTTTATCTAAGCGTGGCTTCTATGTTTCAAGCTAAACATTAGATACCCATTCCCTCACTATATAATGCTCTTTAGAGACTCGAGATATTTTCAAAATCCATGATGTCACAAGTGTTTTTTTCGTAGTATGCCAACATAATATTATGTATGGCGTGTATGTAATCATATTGAAAGGGAAGCAACCATATTGTACTTAAGGATGTATGTAATCGATTCATTAGGTCAAAGAATGAAAATTCATTTCCATCAAGGGATTCAAGGTTCTGTGGTCTGTTCCTTTCCATATGAGCCATGGACATATTTTGAATAGTTGAAGGGCAAGTCATATagattttgtttaaatgttaatgacaaattgtttcatgtttggaTCATTCTGCTCTAGATCAGATCATAGTGAACAATCATTAGATCAGGTTAGCTCCACCCACAGTTTTCTTTCCAATCTacaattaagatatccacttaCAGAGTATGTTAACAATTGCTTTTTTTGACATAGCTTGAACTTTAACAATAACAGTGTTAATCACAGCAGCCTATTTTCTCGAAGCCCAATGGCATTCATACAAAGTCATGTCATATTCTAATCCTGATAGGATAGTGCACTTAAGAATTTTCTTCAATATTCTACTTCTTTTAATTGGCGAGTCATTGTGATATCCATAATTACTGAAGTTGTGACATTAACTTCAACCTGGTTAATTGCTGAGTTTCGAAGTCAATCTTAGATTCGTTTTCTCACATGTATAATTTATCCCTGCTTTCAATTAATAGTGACATAATTTCTGATCTGCAATATTCTTTCTACTTTTGCAAATCAATCGCAACAATAACCTAGTTGATTTCTTTCTACTCTcaagataattaatattttttctgTTTGAGATTTCTGAAGATGTTTCAGTTTGATGGACTAAGTTTAATTTTGTCATTTCTAGGCCTTGGATAGTTTGGTACTTTAGCCTGCATAATTTGGAAATGGGTGGTTAGAGCTGCTGTGATTTTCACTGTTCATTGTGGCTGCTGCCTTTGATGTGCCAGAATATTATGTTGCTTTTACTCTAGTAAGCGCTACTCTAATTACTGCATGGAAGCAAGTAAGGTCCATATAACTCCCATTTTTCTGAAATTCACTATCCTTGTACGTGGGTCATTTCATGCCTCATTTATTCCACATTGTGAAACAGAAATATTATTCAAAAACTGGAAGGATATGGTCTTTAGCTAAAGACATAATTAGATTCTTGAAATTATATTCACTAATTCACTTGTTTGAAGCATTTATGTGGAAGCAGTGTGTTCTATCAGCAATCTGGTAAATAAAAGTGAATAGGATACAGCCTTTTCTAAATAAATGCTTCTACTTCTCAGAAGATAGAATTTGATTGCAAGTTCTCagtgatataaaataaaaatattgttcAGAATGCCCTTTACTCAAATGGCTTGGAATTACAAACTAAGCTTACTGATGAAAAAGTTGAGTAGTGTTTGATTCCACCACAAGTGAGAAGCAATTAACAACCAGACTGTCTGCAAGGGACTTTTTATTTTGGCGGATGATTTGGTCATAGGATCACTAAGTTGTTGTGACATGGATTTATCATGTTTTTACATGCAGGCCTTGATGTTTATGCCATTGCTTATACTTTATAATTTGTACTATTATACTTCAAAGAGATATCCATTAAGGAGCTCCAGTCTGTAATACTAAGCATTTACATATTGACAATGAATCGTGTAGCAAAATCCCAGAGGTCAAGATGAATTTTGAATGCATTAAAGGTCTTTTTCAAAAAGATTTTTCTTAAATATAGACTTTGGAAGCCTTAAAGTTTAATACTCCTGAGCACGTTCCAATTCGAAATGCCTAAATTATATATTAAGGCTGCTGTGTCAACTTTGACCAAGCCAGAAATTTATTTGCAAGGGAGTCTAGtttaaatacttcaacaattaagatcACAATATGACTGTTTGCTATTTTTGTTCATGTACATTTTGAAATTTTAAAGATCTCAATATACTTAGAGAAAAATGCGAGAAGTTGGAAGAGAAGCAACATATTACTAAATAGCATTTGGGTTACAATGAAATGTGCAAGGCAAGAATGGTGAATAGATGGAAGGGCCAGTTAAACATGTTATGTGTGCATTTTATAATTACAAGGAGAATTTTGATGTCATCTGTACTATACTATTATAATTTATAGTATGCTATTATCAATTTAGTGAAATCATAATCTGATTATTATTCTTTGTGTATGCTTACCATTTTCAATGTAGTTTCAGAACACTTATCCTTCCTATACCTGGGAGTAGAGAAGCCCATCTTTGCCTTTGAGCAAAGGAGCATTCATAAAGGAGAACTCATGAGAAACATAGGCAATGATTGAAGGAGAATACAAGGTTATTTTTAAAATATTGCTATTGATCCATCACTGCAAGTTTGATGCCGATTGCCTACATATTGTTGGGCTACAACAAATGTAGAATCTCAGCCAATTTGGGAGGAGCATAGACCCTAAGTCTGTTTATAATGCCTGGAGATCTGGTTTAGGGTTTGTTACCAAGGATTCTTAGAGTTTCCTTTTCAACATTTTTCACTTGCGTCCTTTGCATTCACAATCAGCACCTAAGAATGACTACAAGAGCtctaaaattatattatttgataACATATAAAAGCTACAACGGTGCCTATGAATTCACATCCTAACAACCATGTTGAATGTAGATCATCGGGAAAGCTTTGTATACTTTATTGAATTGCAAGAGGAAGAAACTACTCAGCAAGCTCCTATTGGAAGCTGTTATGAGGAATGtcttttaaatatttatttctCTCTAATCTTCAGATAAATGCTCggagaaaagaagcatgaacagacATGAAAATGCAAGAATGAGCCAAGGAAAGGCAATTTAAATGTTGGTATGAAATTTCTAAGGTTTATTATTGGAATTGAAACAATTTCTCACAAGCAGCTCAATCGGCAAAGGTGTTAAATTTATCCCTCAAGGGTGATGCTTCAAATCTGCTTGGTGCTAATTGTGTGTTTGGTAATTGGAGGAAGTCTTAAATTCAAATCTTTTGCTTTTCGCAATTTATCTTTGTAAAATTGGAGATAGAGGGTTTATATTGTAAAGGAGTATTATCAGTAGAAACCTATACTTGAAACATATGAATTTTATTTTGTTATGTGAGCAGTTCTTAGAGAAACAAGACTTTGGTTGGCTTGAATACCTACTATTCGATTCACAGTGTGCCATTCACCACGAAAAACAAAAGCTTGAAGGTGGTTATGAGGAAAACTTTGAAAACAATGTAGAAGGTAGAAAGTAGAGAATTTTTATTTGTAAGGACTTAGAAGATCAAAGAAAAGGGTGGTGGACATCAAAAGTTGGAGGAATTTTTTCATCCCGAGCTAGCTTCTCACTTTGAGATATCAAATTGTTCGAGAAGCATCACCACATTTGTGTCCATTCTTGGGGCCAGGGGTGCTTGGTAGTTTTGTAACTATGGATAGTTGAGTATGGAAGCTCACACTTTTAAGATAGGCAGAGATCTAGTGTAGATGAAGCCCAACATGGATGGTTGCCTAGGTAGTTTGGAGTTTATGGAActtgaaaattaaatatttagaAGGGTCATGAGACAACTTGATGTAGCACTATGGAAGTAGCTCAACATGGATGGTTCTCCAATAATTTGGATTATTGTGGGGCAAAAGCCATTGGCTTTAGTCTCTTTTTATTTAAGGCAAAGTTATGCTCCATTTTTTGGGAGGTGAGCAATAGAGCAATAGAAGGGGAGTTTTTTTAAATTAGAACTATGGGAATCAATTTCTGTGCATTGTCTTTTTCCGATTCTAGAGATCAGTGGAAAATACATTTTGTGGATTATTGTGTTTTGGCTAATTTTTGTGTTCTATATCTGTTTGGAATTATTGAATGCATTTGCAATcctcttttttatttttctgtCAGTGAGAACTTGCAGGCACAAAATTGTAATTTGCATCattttttggtatcagagccatctgTGATGGCCCAAAGGGGAGTCCACATTTATTGAGGGAGAAAGGGCAGGGAGAATGTAGGCCCTCGAAGAAACACTGGTGAAGTGCTTTGAAGATTAGAAACCCTCGAGGCGAGATTAAAATTGTACAGTTTTTAAGAGGAACCAGAGAACATGGAGAATGCTACTTGGATATCAGATCCCATGGAGAGCTTATTTAAGCATTGACAAAAAAGAGCTCCAAAGTAAAGGTGGATATTTCAGATTTTAAAGGAGAGCTTGACTTTATATATCCATAGACTGGATCCAGGATTTGGAGAAATACTTTTGAGATGGAAGACATAGATGAAGATGATCTAAAAAGAGTGAAGATCACTGCTTCCAAGATGAACTCTCATGTAGTCCTTTGGTGGGAAAACATGTAGAGTTTGAGGAGGAGGCAAGGATAAGATAAAATTTGACTTTGGCCTAAGATGCTAAAACATCTGAAAGCCCGATTTTTGCCCTTAGATAAACAGGAaaaaatgtttaaataattttagattTAAGGCAAAGAGATTAATTAGTGTAGGCTTATACTGAACAGTTTTTGAGGCTACATTAGAGTTTGAGGAGGCAAGGATAAGATAAAATTTGACTTTGGCCTAAGATGCTAAAACATCTGAAAGCCCGATTTTTGCCCTTAGATAACCAGGAaaaaatgtttaaataattttagattTAAGGCAAAGAGATTAATTAGTGTAGGCTTATACTGAACAGTTTTTGAGGCTTCAAATTTGGACAGATATACAAATAAGTGAAAGTCAAGATGTAGCTCGGAATGTGAATGGCCTAAAGTTCCAACTTGAGGACAAGCTCACACTTGTGAAAATTACTACAGTGGATGAAGCTTAAGCTATAAAGGTGGAAGAGAAGTTGATCCCTTAAGACAAGATGGCTAGTAACTGAGGTAACTGTTAAAAtacttgtcattgatttcaaacgaTTACAGGCAACACAACTTTTACAAGGTTTGCACTAAGAGTTTCAACATAATGACTAAACAGATGTTTCAGACATTGATCTCTGGAATTGGTTACACAAGGTTTTATATTCTCAGAAATAATTTTTAGAACAATCGTATTTCTGAAGTAtacaaagaatttgaaaatttctaTACCTTCAGGATTCCATGTTTTTGATCTATGCATTTGAAATCTGGTCTGAGTTTATGTGACTGCACAGCGAATGTGGAATGATTGTTATTCTCTCAGCATCAATTATTTGTAATTTGGTTAAAATCTTTCTGTGTATGTCCGATCCCATTTGTCTATGTCTGCAGACTTTTTGTATTGAATGCACAGAAAATAAGTTTCAGAAAGTATTGATGAAAATAAGTTTCAGACCTTAATGGAGAAGAGAAGATCGTTGCTCTTAGTCTTTCATTCGTTTGTATCTTCTTGATTCAAAATAATTAAAGACTATCATTTTAGTTTGAAGAAGGTGCGATATATTTATAAGAAGGTAGATTGTTTAGAAATAAGCCATTGGTGAAAAGAAGTTTGAGTGGCAGTTGGCAGTTGGAGATTGGTTATaacttgttgagacatggaccagctaggactcgaacctaggaccttccatacgctgctggagtgctctaccattgagctactggcccctcttggaccagtccatcgtcggtccgggtgtggcttatttccaacaccaacacccccccttaagccacacctctcatgtgcttggggctcctagcctggacctggctttgataccatgttgagacatggaccagctaggactcgaacctaggaccttccatacgctgctggagtgctctaccactgagctactggtccctcttggaccagtccatcgttggtccgggtgtggcttatttccaacaccaacataacTACTTGTAACTTCTTAAACTATATACAGTTAGCCAACCACTTAAGGCATTTTAGATATATTCACTTTCATTCAAAAGGAGTGTTAGAGGTGTGTAGTGTATGTTGATGTAAATATCAATAAAAAGGTGTTAGAGCAGCGTACAAAGAGTTTAATACAAGGATTTTttttgattgtgtgtgtgtgtgtgaacataAGTGTCGATATAGAGGAGTAGAAACAAGCATGTTTTGAAGAATTTAAAGAGAGATTTCTTGTTGTGTGTTACACCCCCCCCCAACCCTTGCGCACCACCTTTTTAAATTTGGGAATCGCCATTTAAATTTTTtctaagtgtttctttattgcttCATGTTTCAAGATCCTTGTCGCGGGCTTTATGAGTTTCTAAAGTCTTGTCGCACGAAGTGTCCCTTTTCCAACCTTTTCGTTGGGTCAGGAATTTCCAAAAGTATTCGATCGCTCGATCTCCCATTGTCTTGTGCTTCGGTCGCTCTAGTGGGAGTTGTGGAAAGTTTGTAAGTCTTGATCGTAGGTTCGTATTTCTCCCGATTGAGCGACTTGTTAGTCCCACTTAGGTCTTGGGGCACCGCCTTTGCGTCAAGTTGTTGTGCAGACTAACATGTTTGCCTTGTCAACAGGAACAAGCCGAAATAAAAGACTGTTATAAGAGGCGAAGTAAATGCAGCATTTAAGGCATGTCACATCACTCAATGACACATACGGGGTGGCAGATAATTTTTGAACCATCTCTCATTTCTGTATTTTCACATAGTGCATTATCTAGCTTGCGCTCATGCAGAGTGTGATACAAAACCACTGGGCAGGTGTGCGAGACACAAAGGTTGAACAATTGAACTTAGAGACCTTCCTACAAGAGCTTGAAGGAGATAGGAGGGCTCCGTTGCGGGAAAAAATCTTTCAGTGTGGCTTGGCTTTCACAGTTGGTTTTCCGACCGTTGTgccttgtgtagatttgattattgTGTGTTCTGAAAGATACAACCCAGAGACAAGAAATCCGAGTAGACGAGGGTAGGATTGTAGTACGGATTAACGCTGAAAGCATCTCTCGCGCTTTGTACCTTCCTGAGAAGAAAGCCTCTGAAGACATGTCCATTCTAGCTGGCGAAGAATATTTCAGAATGCATGGAGATTGGTGTATGAACTGTATTGCcaaaaattggttgaagtctgaaaAAGGAGGCAAGTCTCAGTTGCTCGCCAAATTGAAAAGAATGCTAAGGATGAAGTTGTAGAGATTATAGTCCTTTTGCATCATGTTGTAGGGAGTGCTTGCActgattcttttgaattttggatatgtCATTTTATCTTGGTAATTTTTGCTCCCGGGAGTTTTATTGACTGGGCTCCTATCATTAGCTATCATTTGCATGAGCAATTGCAAAATTTCTGTCAATCCCTTTGCCTTTCATATGTGTTCGTATCTGATTTTCATACTCACTAGTCAAGAGTCTGCTGGTCGGGGTTGGAATTGCATCATCCTCTCCTTGCATTTGCACCTGTCTACCGGAAATTTCCCGAGCTCACCATGCGTAAGGGTATGCAGGCTTTTTCCCGTGTCAATGATGTGTTCTTGATGGGTATGGTTAGAAAACTAGAAGGAAACCCTGGTTTACGAATTTCCCATGACTCTGCTACCTTTGTGATGAAGTCTAGAAGTTTCTTCACTCAATTCGATAggttcacataccttaggattgttacaagtgtggttgtcattgcaccaaaagatcgtcatgttaatgcctaatacaaccactagacttatagaatccacaggaggcggttaagccatgtcacaaacctgagcgctgCGTTGCACaagacaaggagaccaagggcgcacaccttgcaacaatccccccccaagcgcaagtgaggggtttgaacctgtgaccaagctctgataccacttgttacaagtgtggttgccgttgcaccaaaagatcgtcctgttaatgcttgatacaaccactagacttatagaatccacaagaggtggttaagccatgtcacaaactcgagcactgtgctgcacaacacaaggagaccaagggcacacaccttgcaacaaggaTTGGGGGTTTTGAAAAGGCCTTGTTGAAATTGCCTCATTTTTCATCTGATTATATTGTTTTCTTGGAAGTTTGTCGCCAGATGGCTATGGTGAATGTTAAATACCTGAACATGGGAAAGAAAGGATACCCCTTCCCATTGCCCACACCTCATTTCTCTTGCAAAACAAATGGCGTCGCTAAGGCCATGGAAACTGTTGGACAttgcttctgctaggatatgttgttgtcattgatgtcaacatattcttgtgatttattactTCGGTTTGCAGCTTGAtttttctgattagtgctttgcagagttcggtatttcctccggtatgtttcggtgtgatcagatcttgaattgagattttgggagattgtttgggatgttcttgtgtatcttcatttcagatggttcgtgatttggtgctctgcaagttatctttccttgtgtcagttgttgttgtttgagtattcttgagtctCAGATGTTGGTCaacgaagatttgataagtggtgttggtgtagctattacaaatgattctaatgtgcttgttgttttttcctaattatgtcctatttgttttgatgatctacattggtCGTTGTGCGAGTTGTTTGTGATTTTCATGAACCGgtaatgttcttcgtgttatgtggtattcttggagATGGAGcgtgttgctaggatatgttg
This genomic stretch from Cryptomeria japonica chromosome 8, Sugi_1.0, whole genome shotgun sequence harbors:
- the LOC131041747 gene encoding uncharacterized protein LOC131041747, with product MAVLYPKYILCSMRCLSCIPLTISLQPLRCLLFSPLSSSSFPSAPSLNVVSDFLTKECGFSSSQATTVMRRKPRLFRHKSDQTAREAIHILKDYGFTEDQLKSAILRNPTILSLKVDAQLKPRMEFLKKLGLAPEDMPLIISRCSRLFDYNLEKCLAPNSLHLRSLFGSTDHLCKAVRREPQFLTCDFKKHVIPRVEYVKNDLGIPDGSAAFARVLGAVLHLSFKTLEEKTKNLASLGLAEEEICLIILGNPLVLKSSTKKIKENMDFLIHTAGLTPGIVASCPMILNLSVEKTLKPRFEFFKYLRTNPHCKSPSSLVDFLTLSEKRLLKYYGQYRTQVKSNDYTIS